From Halichondria panicea chromosome 12, odHalPani1.1, whole genome shotgun sequence, a single genomic window includes:
- the LOC135345442 gene encoding uncharacterized protein LOC135345442, whose protein sequence is NFTLAGELTQDIKIPPDKSDISTTDTRSYSHSKSTVKISSSGNSRVFNRKLCKYIRAKQVCPFDVRCHFRHDVIDDNQSDTPILTHSNFNEPTSSGCGPSPARPHSHDDPPQRQKRRPRPRKPRQHSGHPPLKPTPLQSQDAKILSTLEELHVTKEAPILKEKQKHTSHLDELQSKPLSSYSQDCRSRGPSELSLGSFLAPSLTRPPVQRPRPKKATKSSAPELREVELQQLEVRFPDCVLLEKGRERTVYGFSYQPAHPEWDFSFNSLTFEASFPGDYPLAPLVARISNHKSIAHEALEHINHRLQYHLTTEGFQSGTLMFRPFLRWLERNIMAILKEFISPLKEPQNIDIEDCELLSEGTQEGEDVSDEEEVITSAVTTVPIKAGTEIRLVGLSLSQSVATVTFTTPKIVVACGRCKHQEDVNGKSESAVNGSCSRCQCVFTLVYHPTLVHASSPTLGYMDMVDCSVVDLVLLDCALSIVCLDCGHDNQTKSMLYGQAKDFWCRKCHSKLSIAAEQCRFIKHQSVPINVSGEAAVTRVVKAARSKDPVFKLGHPLPDSGTCAHYKKSHRWLRFPCCGKVYPCDVCHDLSESHIMERAKRMICGLCSLEQVYSSSKPCSGCGSDMTSSNRTAYWEGGKGCRSTAKMNRRDKHKYSNSSQKTASQKAKRVGKQEKA, encoded by the exons AACTTTACACTGGCTGGGGAATTAACTCAAGACATAAAAATTCCTCCAGATAAAAGCGACATCTCCACAACTGACACGCGCTCTTACTCTCACTCTAAGAGTACCGTTAAAATTTCTTCCAGTGGAAACAGTCGAGTTTTTAATCGTAAACTATGCAAGTATATTCGTGCTAAGCAAGTTTGTCCGTTTGACGTTCGGTGTCATTTCCGACATGACGTCATCGACGACAACCAATCAGATACTCCAATTTTGACACACAGTAATTTCAACGAACCCACGtctagtgggtgtggccccTCACCAGCAAGACCACACTCCCATGATGACCCCCCACAAAGACAGAAGAGACGACCACGTCCCAGGAAACCACGGCAACACTCTGGCCACCCTCCCTTAAAACCTACTCCATTGCAATCACAAGATGCGAAAATATTGTCTACTTTAGAAGAATTGCACGTGACAAAAGAAGCCCCAATTTTGAAAGAAAAGCAAAAGCACACATCTCATTTGGATGAACTGCAGTCCAAGCCATTGTCTTCATATTCTCAGGACTGTAGAAGCAGAGGACCTTCCGAGCTCAGTCTAGGGTCCTTCCTCGCTCCCTCCCTCACTAGACCCCCAGTGCAGAGACCCAGACCCAAGAAGGCCACCAAATCATCAGCCCCTGAACTGAGAGAG GTTGAGCTGCAACAGCTGGAGGTGCGTTTCCCTGATTGTGTGTTACTAGAGAAAGGTAGAGAACGGACTGTGTACGGCTTCTCCTATCAGCCGGCACATCCGGAATGG GACTTCAGTTTTAATTCGCTGACATTTGAGGCCAGTTTTCCCGGGGACTACCCGCTAGCACCACTCGTTGCTCGCATCTCCAATCACAAGTCAATCGCTCACGAAGCACTGGAGCACATCAACCATCGTCTGCAGTATCACCTGACCACTGAAGGGTTCCAGTCAGGCACGCTCATGTTTAGACCATTCCTTCGTTGGCTGGAAAGAAATATTATGGCCATTTTAAAAGAATTTATTTCTCCTCTCAAAGAGCCACAAAATATCGATATTGAAGATTGTGAATTGCTCTCGGAAGGTACACAAGAAGGAGAAGATGTTTCGGACGAGGAAGAAGTGATTACAAGTGCCGTGACTACGGTTCCTATTAAAGCTGGCACTGAAATCCGATTGGTTGGATTGAGTCTGAGTCAGAGTGTTGCCACAGTTACCTTCACCACCCCCAAGATCGTCGTGGCGTGTGGGCGGTGTAAACATCAGGAAGACGTCAACGGAAAGTCTGAAAG TGCTGTGAATGGCAGTTGCTCGAGATGTCAGTGTGTGTTCACTCTAGTGTATCACCCCACACTGGTACATGCCTCCTCTCCCACCCTCGGCTATATGGACATGGTCGA CTGCTCTGTGGTGGACCTCGTCCTGTTGGACTGTGCACTGAGTATAGTGTGCCTGGACTGTGGCCATGACAACCAGACAAAGAGTATGCTGTACGGACAGGCCAAAGACTTTTGGTGTCGCAAGTGTCACAGCAAATTAAGCATAGCAGCTGAACAGTGCCGATTCATCAAGCACCAGTCCGTCCCCATAAAT GTATCTGGAGAGGCTGCAGTGACTCGTGTGGTAAAGGCAGCTCGTAGTAAAGATCCAGTCTTCAAGTTAGGCCACCCTTTACCAGACAGTGGCACTTGTGCCCACTACAAGAAGAGTCATCGCTGGCTCAG GTTCCCGTGTTGTGGTAAGGTGTACCCGTGCGACGTGTGTCATGATCTGAGTGAGTCTCATATAATGGAGAGGGCCAAGAGGATGATATGCGGACTCTGCTCACTGGAACAA gtataTTCTTCGAGCAAGCCTTGTTCTGGTTGTGGATCTGACATGACTTCATCCAACCGCACTGCGTACTGGGAGGGAGGGAAGGGCTGTCGAAGCACCGCAAAGATGAACAG GCGTGACAAGCATAAGTACAGCAACTCCTCTCAGAAAACAGCCTCCCAGAAAGCAAAGAGAGTCGGAAAGCAAGAGAAAGCATGA
- the LOC135345541 gene encoding solute carrier family 12 member 4-like, which yields MSTKFEVSVVDQDEPSRASGNGAREPSPIHDPLGTGTGGRSKQYLSVQRPENVEFNQSTITSNISGNLALYEEDIDKRPRISKLLDSLKPVDGTAPNSNSKKKKKKANLGTIVGVYLPTIQNILGVILFLRLPWIVGIAGVGMALLIVFLCCLATFLTAISLSAIATNGHVPGGGVYFMLSRNLGPEFGGAVGILFYLATTFAVSLYVVGAIELLVTYIVPQAALLGDITDDAVRSNNVRIYGTILLILLSIIVFVGVKIVNWFATFCLAAVLLAVVSIYAGALDPRPRVMLCELDGVGLQADSSLGQFDCSQESRDYLEDLANNFTTMGVFPDCALENLTFNPLSVCSKHNPDLKTSFNGSRYYNFKPFFPDRQVTNDTRTCDAVSPLVGNWTSVIPTCIVGIPGITRTITIVENTPIGFLEVGESQPGVMGVSPQLTAIAASDFLVLIGIFFPSVTGIMAGSNRSGDLKDAQKSIPIGTIAAILTTTLIYLTCVLFFGGTIRRAMLVDQFGTASGGLTVALLAFPTIWIILIGALLSTIGAALQSLTGAPRLLQAIANDNIISFLSFFKRTGLNGEPSFALLLTVLLAEVGVLIASLDAVAPILTMFFLICYMFVNFACTLQSILKSPSWRPRFRFYHWSTSLIGALLCLILMFLVRWYYAIVAMLLAFIIYKYIEYRGAEKEWGDGVTGLSLQAALYSLLRLEEGPLHTKNWRPQILLLCKLDQNLIPASPKVLSFASQLKEGKGLMMICSVITGKYTDVVAETIAAKQSLKTFTKNNKIEGFCSVMAASDVKEGISHAIQFAGLGGMKHNTVVVCWPDSWRKKTTWGVFIDAVRVASTKELAILVPKGINWFPSNVDQMKGSIDIWWVVHDGGLLMLLPFLLLQHKVWRHCKLRIFTVAQMEDNSIQMKKDLAAFLYQLRISASVDVIEMPNNDISAYTYERTLIMEQRNDMLKQMRLTNRQKKGDVQHLLARSFSRKAISMDTMSPCKDITMSVPQLYHSSSPPVQEETKIDQVSIGDLSIEPRLIGTSVDDDSTLVDRGSPLPYGAAQGVTTSPLGVTLSPQGVTTPPQGEKLSTVQFAVDIHPSPLSEVTKKEHKDSLSDSDSDSDSDKSVHTPLLETKSSVSASTLPTNSAGIQKYDEMFGAKAMEDEGEVPLVGSSAEDLLNQPQEDNVRRMNTSVKLNELIVQRSHDASLVIVNLPAPPKAQGDEENYMEFLDVLTEGLERVLMVRGGGREVITIYS from the exons gCTAACCTGGGCACCATTGTGGGGGTCTACCTGCCTACCATACAGAATATCCTCGGGGTCATACTCTTCCTCAGGCTCCCCTGGATTGTGGGCATCGCTGGTGTCGGGATGGCGTTGTTAATTGTCTTTCTTTGTTGCCTTGCT ACTTTTCTCACTGCTATCTCCCTCAGTGCCATAGCAACCAACGGACACGTCCCAG GTGGCGGTGTGTACTTCATGTTGTCCCGTAACCTGGGTCCAGAGTTCGGAGGAGCCGTAGGGATACTCTTCTATCTGGCCACAACCTTTGCTGTCTCCCTCTACGTTGTTGGAGCCATCGAGTTGTTAGTG ACGTACATAGTGCCTCAGGCAGCACTGCTTGGTGATATCACTGATGATGCAGTGCGTAGCAACAACGTTCGTATCTATGGAACCATTCTCCTGATACTGCTCAGTATCATCGTCTTTGTGGGGGTCAAAAtc GTAAACTGGTTTGCCACTTTTTGCTTGGCAGCTGTGCTCTTGGCCGTGGTCTCCATCTATGCTGGGGCTTTAGACCCAAGACCAAGAGTCAT gctATGCGAGCTGGACGGGGTGGGGTTACAAGCTGACAGCTCTCTAGGTCAGTTTGACTGCAGTCAGGAAAGTCGTGATTATCTGGAGGATCTAGCTAACAACTTCACCACTATGGGAGTGTTCCCAGACTGTGCACTCGAAAACTTGACCTTTAACCCCTTATCT GTGTGTTCTAAGCACAACCCTGACCTCAAGACATCGTTCAATGGGAGTAGATATTACAACTTCAAGCCCTTCTTTCCTGACCGTCAAGTGACTAATGACACACGAACTTGTGATGCTGTTAGTCCACTGGTGGGTAACTGGACCTCTGTCATCCCTACCTGCATCGTCGGCATTCCTGGCATCACACGGACTATCACAATCGttg AGAACACTCCGATTGGATTCCTGGAGGTCGGTGAGTCACAGCCTGGAGTGATGGGAGTGTCCCCGCAACTAACAGCAATAGCAGCTTCAGACTTCCTCGTACTCATCGGAATATTCTTCCCTTCTGTTACTG GGATAATGGCTGGCTCTAATCGCTCTGGAGACTTGAAGGATGCCCAGAAGTCCATCCCCATAGGAACCATTGCAGCCATCCTCACCACCACCCTCATAT ACCTCACTTGTGTGCTGTTCTTTGGAGGTACCATCAGAAGAGCCATGCTTGTTGATCA GTTTGGTACTGCCTCTGGTGGTCTCACTGTGGCCTTGCTAGCCTTCCCCACTATATGGATAATCCTGATTGGAGCTCTTCTTTCGACCATCGGGGCTGCCCTGCAATCCCTCACTGGCGCACCACGCCTCCTTCAAGCCATCGCTAATGACAACATCATCTCATTCCTCAGCTTCTTCAAGAGAACAG gtctgaatGGTGAGCCTAGCTTTGCTCTGTTGTTGACTGTCTTGTTGGCAGAGGTGGGAGTGTTGATAGCTTCACTGGATGCAGTGGCTCCCATCCTAACCAT GTTCTTCCTGATCTGCTACATGTTTGTCAACTTTGCGTGCACACTTCAGTCCATTCTGAAATCTCCGAGTTGGCGTCCACGGTTCCGGTTCTACCATTGGAGCACGTCCCTGATCGGTGCTCTCCTGTGCTTGATTCTCATGTTCCTTGTGAGGTGGTACTATGCCATCGTGGCTATGCTGTTAGCATTCATCATTTACAAGTACATTGAGTACAGAGG AGCGGAGAAGGAATGGGGAGATGGAGTGACTGGACTTAGTCTCCAGGCTGCCCTCTACTCACTACTGCGACTGGAGGAGGGTCCACTGCACACTAAGAACTGGCGACCACAGATACTGCTACTCTGTAAGCTAGACCAGAACCTCATTCCTGCCAGTCCTAAAGTGCTCAGCTTTGCCAGTCAGCTCAAGGAAG gtaAAGGACTGATGATGATCTGCTCTGTCATCACGGGCAAGTACACTGACGTTGTGGCAGAGACCATTGCCGCTAAACAGAGTCTAAAGACATTCACTAAGAACAACAAGATAGAAGGTTTCTGTAGTGTAATGGCCGCCTCTGATGTCAAGGAGGGCATCTCTCATGC TATTCAGTTTGCTGGTCTCGGTGGTATGAAGCACAACACAGTGGTGGTGTGCTGGCCTGACTCCTGGAGGAAGAAGACCACCTGGGGAGTCTTCATTG ATGCTGTTCGAGTGGCTTCCACTAAGGAGCTTGCCATTCTAGTGCCTAAGGGCATCAACTGGTTTCCTAGCAATGTAGACCAGATGAAAGGCTCCATTGATATATGGTGGGTGGTACATGACGGAGGGTTGCTCATGTTACTGCCGTTCCTGCTGCTCCAACACAAAGTCTGGAGACACTGCAAGCTGCGCATATTCACTGTGGCAC AAATGGAGGACAACAGTATTCAGATGAAGAAGGATCTGGCCGCCTTTCTCTACCAACTCAGAATATCCGCGTCTGTGGACGTCATTGAAATG CCAAACAACGACATCTCTGCCTACACGTACGAGCGGACACTCATCATGGAGCAGAGGAACGATATGCTCAAGCAAATGAGACTCACTAATCGACAAAAGAAAGGAGACGTTCAACACTTACTGGCCCGTTCATTCTCTCGTAAAGCAATCTCCATGGATACTATGTCACCATGTAAAGACATAACCATGTCAGTACCACAGCTCTATCATTCCTCCTCGCCACCCGTTCAAGAAGAGACTAAAATCGACCAAGTTTCGATCGGTGATTTATCAATAGAACCGCGTTTGATTGGGACCAGTGTTGATGATGACAGTACACTTGTTGACCGTGGCAGTCCGCTCCCCTACGGTGCTGCCCAGGGGGTAACCACATCACCACTGGGGGTAACACTATCACCACAGGGGGTAACCACACCACCCCAGGGCGAGAAATTATCAACTGTTCAATTTGCTGTCGATATTCACCCATCTCCGTTGTCTGAGGTAACAAAGAAAGAACATAAAGACAGCCTATCAGACTCGGACTCAGACTCAGACTCGGATAAGTCAGTTCACACACCACTCCTGGAGACCAAGTCCAGCGTCTCCGCATCTACACTGCCCACTAACTCTGCTGGTATACAGAAGTATGATGAGATGTTTGGTGCCAAGGCTATGGAAGATGAGGGGGAGGTTCCTCTGGTTGGATCTTCTGCAGAGGACCTGCTCAACCAACc ACAAGAAGACAACGTGCGCCGTATGAATACGTCTGTGAAGCTGAACGAGCTGATAGTTCAAAGGTCACATGATGCCTCCCTTGTGATCGTCAACCTCCCCGCCCCCCCTAAAGCTCAGGGGGATGAGGAAAACT ATATGGAGTTCCTTGATGTACTGACGGAGGGACTGGAGCGAGTGCTCATGGTGAGAGGGGGTGGGCGTGAGGTCATCACCATCTACTCGTAG
- the LOC135345574 gene encoding arginine-hydroxylase NDUFAF5, mitochondrial-like, which yields MSCNKLCVQAMSNTCITTRALREQIHTRHSHCLRRHCRLIPRQQSGGLSKNTSCRIFLEDTNRSCATVRRWMSSSPLPRQGGGVVNIFDRQAKRKQKNRAALAEDAATYDYLRDEVASHVVDRVADVTRYFSAALDVGCGRGHVAKVMSGDLIGSLYQCDMAEQALLTSSSVPGDVPTHRLVADEEFLPFSNNTFDLAVSSLSLHWVNDLPKALSEVARVLKPDSPLVGAMFAGDTLFELRSALQLTELEREGGFAPHISPFVQLQDLGGLLNAAGYSLTTIDVDEVQVNYPTMFELMADLRGMGESNCAWNRPSFIKRSTLNAAAALYQEMYRREGEEGVPATFQILYFIGWKPHVSQAQPVKRGSATASLKDLSSTNTTT from the exons ATGAGCTGCAACAAGTTGTGTGTGCAGGCCATGAGCAATACCTGCATCACTACTAGAGCCTTGAGAGAACAGATACACACCAGACACTCACACTGTCTGAGAAGACACTGCCGTCTCATCCCCAGGCAACAGAGTGGTGGTCTGTCGAAGAATACAAGTTGCAGAATTTTTCTTGAAGACACAAACAGATCGTGTGCTACCGTGAGGCGATGGATGAGCTCCAGCCCTTTGCCGAGGCAAGGAGGTGGTGTGGTTAATATCTTCGACAGGCAGGCAAAAAGGAAACAAAAGAATCGAGCGGCACTAGCGGAGGACGCGGCCACTTACGATTATCTCAGAGATGAA GTTGCTTCCCATGTAGTGGATCGTGTGGCGGACGTGACTCGTTACTTCTCTGCAGCGTTGGACGTAGGTTGTGGGCGTGGTCATGTTGCCAAGGTGATGTCAGGTGATCTCATCGGCTCTCTGTACCAGTGTGACATGGCTGAACAAGCACTG ctcACAAGCTCGTCAGTGCCTGGTGACGTACCTACACACAGACTAGTGGCAGATGAAGAATTCCTACCATTCTCAAACAACACCTTTGACCTTGCCGTCAGTAGCTTAAG tctacaCTGGGTCAATGATCTCCCCAAGGCACTGTCTGAGGTAGCCAGAGTGTTGAAGCCCGACTCTCCTTTGGTGGGGGCCATGTTTGCCGGGGACACTTTGTTTGAACTGCGGAGTGCTCTACAACTGACAGAACTCGAGAGAGAAgga GGGTTTGCTCCACACATCTCTCCGTTTGTACAGCTGCAAGACCTGGGGGGTCTACTCAATGCTGCGGGCTACTCTCTCACCACCATT gacGTTGACGAGGTCCAGGTGAACTACCCCACCATGTTTGAGCTAATGGCTGACCTGCGTGGGATGGGGGAGAGCAACTGTGCATGGAATCGTCCGTCCTTTATCAAACGCTCTACTCTCAATGCAGCAGCTGCCCTGTACCAGGAGATGTACAGGAGGGAAGGGGAGGAAGGTGTCCCGGCAACATTCCAGATACTCTATTTCATTGGCTGGAAACCTCACGTGTCACAG GCCCAGCCAGTGAAGAGAGGCTCAGCTACTGCATCTCTCAAGGATCTCAGTTCAACTAACACCACCACCTAA
- the LOC135345593 gene encoding putative phosphatidylglycerol/phosphatidylinositol transfer protein DDB_G0278295, with protein sequence MIVKVLIGILWLYLSVVAAQQNVPYNNCGDSNTIFSVEDFSVTPLPPQIGRDVTLTANINSADVVTGGTVTVEVRGMGPLAFISEKKSLDLCRNSPNGCPIPKGKTSLRVTRKIPNFVPKGTYEIKITAKDNRGRELICGSVNMTFQRSALSRLLRYLRF encoded by the exons ATGATCGTAAAGGTGCTGATTGGAATTCTTTGGCTCTACCTCAGTGTAGTTGCTGCCCAACAAAATGTCCCTTACAACAATTGCG GAGATAGCAACACTATTTTCTCAGTGGAGGACTTCAGTGTGACACCCCTGCCTCCCCAGATTGGGAGAGATGTCACCCTAACTGCAAACATCAATTCAG CTGATGTAGTGACTGGGGGTACAGTGACAGTGGAGGTCAGAGGGATGGGACCTCTCGCTTTCATTAGTGAAAAGAAGAGCCTTGATCTCTGTCGTAACAGTCCAAATGGCTGCCCTATTCCAAAGGGCAAGACAAGTCTACGCGTGACAAGGAAAATACCAAACTTTGTCCCTAAA ggaacataTGAAATAAAGATCACTGCAAAGGACAACAGAGGCAGAGAGCTGATTTGTGGCAGTGTTAACATGACATTCCAGAGGTCTGCCTTATCCAGACTGCTGCGTTATTTAAGATTCTGA
- the LOC135345523 gene encoding probable aminopeptidase NPEPL1: MPVVIKFCTSVPGGDPESRPCTIVGKRPNLNKVPFTDVEPFFGNRVSDKAWKAAVSSLSTTNISSCGLWLNKATVGGIPTEVSRHNTPSRAHALTKVVRTEAKSGENVAIIVVCERAEMLASGCAVVRGFPTYTMKTNATKTTQTVSVGFILVGEGNSPVTEDDVKCLDALATGVRLAQDIVDRPCNYMHTDNFLDVIREVGKSVGIEPMIIQGEELDKQGFGGIYGVGKAAVHKPALAVLSHTPPGAIETICWAGKGIVYDTGGLSIKTKTGMPGMKRDCGGAAGILGAFLVAIKMGFKENLHAVFCLAENSVASNATRPDDIHTLYSGKTVEINNTDAEGRLVLGDGVAYARKVLKADWILDMATLTGAQGISTGQYHAGVVTNHEASQVALQEAGRTSGDLTFPLPYSPELHFSEFRSVVADMKNSVADRSNAQSSCAGLFIGAHLGFDYSGVWIHIDMASPAYTGERATGYGVALLTTLYGDRTLNPLLRAAAPNVKRS; encoded by the exons ATGCCAGTGGTGATAAAGTTCTGTACCAGCGTGCCTGGAGGCGACCCTGAGAGCAGGCCATGCACCATTGTAGGGAAGAGGCCTAACCTGAACAAAGTACCCTTCACTGATGTTGAACCATTCTTTGGAAACAGAGTATCCGATaaa GCATGGAAGGCAGCTGTATCCAGCCTCAGTACTACTAACATCAGCTCATGTGGTCTCTGGCTCAACAAGgccactgtggggggtataccCACTGAAGTAAGTCGTCACAATACCCCCTCCCGAGCCCACGCCCTCACCAAGGTGGTCCGGACCGAGGCTAAGAGCGGAGAGAACGTAGCCATCATT GTTGTGTGTGAGCGTGCTGAGATGCTTGCCTCAGGCTGTGCTGTGGTGAGGGGTTTCCCCACTTACACCATGAAGACCAACGCCACTAAAACCACACAG ACTGTGAGTGTGGGGTTCATTCTTGTGGGGGAGGGGAATTCCCCTGTTACCGAGGACGATGTCAAGTGTTTGGATGCGTTGGCGACGGGTGTACGACTGGCACAGGATATTGTGGACAGACCTTGCAACTACATGCACACTGACAACTTCCTGGAT GTGATTCGTGAGGTGGGTAAGAGTGTTGGTATAGAGCCGATGATCATCCAAGGAGAGGAGTTGGACAAGCAAGGATTTGGAG GCATCTATGGTGTTGGTAAGGCAGCCGTACACAAGCCAGCTCTGGCCGTGCTAAGCCACACCCCTCCTGGTGCCATAGAAACCATCTGCTGGGCAGGCAAAGGCATTGTGTACGACACTGGTGGTCTCTCCATCAAAACAAAG ACTGGCATGCCGGGCATGAAGAGGGACTGTGGAGGAGCTGCTGGTATCCTGGGAGCATTCCTAGTGGCTATCAAGATG GGGTTCAAGGAGAACCTGCACGCTGTGTTCTGTTTAGCTGAGAACTCAGTTGCCTCCAACGCCACTCGCCCCGATGACATCCACACCCTCTACTCTGGGAAGACGGTTGAGATCAACAACACTGATGCTGAGGGACGACTTGTGCTGGGGGATGGGGTGGCCTACGCCAGGAAAGTGCTCAAGGCAGACTGGATACTGGACATGGCAACTCTCACTGGAGCTCAG GGCATATCTACAGGGCAGTATCATGCTGGGGTAGTGACCAACCACGAGGCTAGCCAGGTGGCACTGCAGGAGGCGGGGCGTACGAGTGGAGACCTCACCTTCCCTCTACCCTACTCACCAGAGCTACACTTCAGTGAATTCAGGAGTGTAGTGGCTGATATGAAGAACTCAGTTGCT GATCGGTCCAATGCACAGAGCTCTTGTGCTGGCCTCTTTATAGGAGCTCATCTCGGGTTTGACTATTCTGGTGTGTGGATCCACATTGACATGGCCTCCCCCGCCTACACA GGAGAGAGGGCTACTGGCTACGGTGTGGCACTACTGACCACTCTCTATGGTGACCGAACCTTGAACCCACTGCTCAGAGCAGCTGCTCCTAATGTGAAGAGATCGTGA
- the LOC135345560 gene encoding uncharacterized protein DDB_G0271670-like codes for MALKILVASFLLLVLQSEALPVANLRAKKQAARAWTIGAWSECTATCGTGLRTRSVRCLDEDLVIASDCDNQMRPVPYEFCAQIDCTTNAPTPNSLPADGDYQWVNGDGTSIMLNFEDQGNGVYVVMQNTTESDQTRTTFTETVTASPTSTQRQSSFSVSSRDNDITTRQSTGGDNILVANGEDVLIVDNIQQQSVEGIDYTGGTITLPDGTVVANNVNTLTYFDGFRFYEFTSDTINDLPGPGMLYYNPTTGTALYSINGVFNSQLDSFISSITPPTQPEEVTPTTAPQSTTRELVTEDQVLMTTTETVTVATEPEATTAEPEATTAEPEATTAEPEATTAEPEGTTAEPEGTTAEPITTEESSKSRSRSKTSKEESKDDSECTKKRCKSGKGSKGQREEDDESSSSSSSSEGSESSSSSSEGSESSSNSSESSESSSSSSESSESSSSSSESSESSSSSSESSESSSSSSESSESSSSSSESSSSSSESSESSSSSSNEQAEDEAEDEGDQSKKSKKRKG; via the exons ATGGCGTTGAAAATTTTGGTGGCGTCTTTTCTACTGCTGGTTTTACAG AGTGAGGCCCTCCCTGTTGCTAACCTGAGAGCAAAGAAACAAGCGGCCAGAGCATGGACAATTGGAGCATGGTCCGAG TGTACTGCAACTTGTGGCACTGGACTGCGAACTAGATCAGTGCGGTGTCTGGATGAGGATCTGGTGATTGCCTCAGATTGTGACAACCAGATGAGACCTGTACCCTACGAATTCTGTGCACAAATAGACTGCACCACTAATG CTCCAACACCTAACTCTCTTCCTGCTGATGGAGACTATCAATGGGTGAATGGAGACGGAACCTCTATCATGCTTAACTTTGAAGACCAGGGAAACGGTGTGTACGTTGTCATGCAGAATACCACAGAGAGTGACCAGACAAGGACGACCTTCACAGAAACCGTTACTGCATCGCCTACATCGACACAAAGACAAAGCTCTTTTTCAGTATCGAGTCGAGATAATGACATCACTACACGACAGAGTACAGGCGGAGACAACATACTTGTTGCCAACGGTGAAGATGTATTGATTGTCGATAACATACAGCAACAAAGTGTAGAGGGAATAGACTACACAGGAGGAACCATTACCCTTCCAGATGGAACTGTAGTCGCTAATAATGTGAACACACTCACATATTTCGATGGATTCCGATTCTACGAGTTTACTAGCGATACGATAAACGACCTTCCGGGGCCAGGCATGCTATACTACAATCCCACAACAGGAACTGCTCTTTACTCCATAAACGGGGTATTTAACTCACAACTCGACTCTTTCATTAGTAGCATAACTCCTCCTACTCAACCTGAGGAGGTCACCCCCACCACAGCCCCCCAATCCACCACTCGAGAGCTGGTCACAGAAGATCAGGTACTCATGACTACTACTGAGACAGTAACTGTGGCAACTGAGCCCGAAGCTACTACAGCAGAGCCTGAAGCTACTACAGCAGAGCCTGAAGCTACTACAGCAGAGCCTGAAGCTACTACAGCTGAGCCCGAAGGTACTACAGCAGAGCCTGAAGGTACTACAGCAGAGCCTATAACCACGGAAGAGAGCAGTAAAAGTAGGAGCAGGAGTAAGACATCAAAGGAAGAGTCAAAGGACGATAGTGAATGCACTAAGAAGAGGTGCAAGAGCGGTAAAGGAAGCAAGGGGCAGAGGGAAGAAGATGATGAGAGCAGCTCTAGCAGCAGCTCTAGTGAAGGTTCTGAAAGTTCGAGCAGCTCCAGTGAAGGTTCTGAAAGTTCAAGCAACTCCAGTGAAAGTTCTGAAAGTTCCAGCAGCTCCAGTGAAAGTTCTGAAAGTTCCAGCAGCTCCAGTGAAAGTTCTGAAAGTTCCAGCAGCTCCAGTGAAAGTTCTGAAAGTTCCAGCAGCTCCAGTGAAAGTTCTGAAAGTTCCAGCAGCTCCAGTGAAAGTTCCAGCAGCTCCAGTGAAAGTTCTGAAAGTTCGAGCAGCAGTTCTAATGAGCAAGCAGAAGATGAAGCAGAAGATGAAGGGGATCAGAGCAAAAAATCCAAGAAGAGAAAGGGGTAG
- the LOC135345597 gene encoding dual specificity protein phosphatase 19-like — NGSETVLEEVSDAPVTLGYCPDYSADMNVGVAMERLLVSSQDVAHDKEKLKELGVTHVLNVAYGVPNSFSEDFTYLTTEMYDDNEESLLNHYGKCETFIDAAMETQGTVLVHCNAGRSRSASIALAYVLHKKRTPLQTALQHLRETRPTAQPNEHFMEQLRKLQETLKIHS; from the exons AATGGCAGTGAAACAGTTCTAGAGGAAGTGAGCGATGCACCAGTTACCCTCGGCTACTGTCCTGACTACTCTGCAGATATGAACGTTGGCGTGGCGATGGAGAGACTGCTCGTTAGCTCACAAGATGTAGCACATGACAAGGAGAAGCTCAAGGAACTAGGAGTCACGCATGTCCTCAATGTGGCTTATGGAGTGCCTAATAGTTTCTCTGAA GATTTCACCTACCTGACCACGGAGATGTATGATGATAATGAAGAGTCTTTGCTCAATCACTATGGAAAGTGTGAGACCTTCATCGACGCAGCCATGGAAACACAGGGAACAGTTTTAGTGCATTG caatgcTGGTAGGTCCAGGTCGGCATCCATTGCTCTTGCCTATGTGTTACACAAGAAGAGGACTCCATTACAGACTGCTCTTCAGCACTTGCGAGAGACAAGACCAACTGCTCAACCCAATGAACATTTCATGGAACAGTTACGAAAGTTACAAGAAACACTCAAAATCCATAGCTGA